A single region of the Triticum dicoccoides isolate Atlit2015 ecotype Zavitan chromosome 2B, WEW_v2.0, whole genome shotgun sequence genome encodes:
- the LOC119364906 gene encoding elicitor-responsive protein 3-like, with amino-acid sequence MAQGTLEVLLVGAKGLENTDYLCNMDPYAVLKCTSQEQKSTVASGKGSDPEWNETFVFTVSENATELVIKLLDSDGGTDDDSVGEATIPLDGVYTEGSIPPTVYNVVKDEEYRGEIKIGLTFTPEEARDQDQPEENYGGWNQSS; translated from the exons ATGGCGCAGGGGACGCTGGAGGTGCTGCTCGTGGGAGCCAAGGGCCTCGAGAACACTGACTACCTCT GCAACATGGACCCGTACGCGGTTCTAAAATGCACCTCGCAGGAGCAAAAGAGCACCGTCGCCTCTG GAAAGGGAAGTGATCCTGAGTGGAACGAAACCTTTGTGTTCACCGTCTCTGAGAATGCAACTGAGCTTGTCATCAAGCTACTGGACAGTGATGGTGGCACGGACGACGACAGCGTTGGTGAAGCAAC GATCCCATTGGATGGAGTGTACACTGAAGGAAGCATCCCACCAACTGTTTACAATGTTGTCAAAGACGAAGAGTACCGTGGAGAAATCAAAATTGGTCTGACGTTCACTCCGGAG GAGGCTCGTGATCAGGATCAACCCGAGGAAAACTATGGTGGGTGGAACCAATCATCTTGA